A stretch of Cicer arietinum cultivar CDC Frontier isolate Library 1 chromosome 5, Cicar.CDCFrontier_v2.0, whole genome shotgun sequence DNA encodes these proteins:
- the LOC101504801 gene encoding vacuolar protein sorting-associated protein 35A-like has protein sequence MYKEVVLPRVLEQVVNCKDELAQFYLMDCIIQVFPDEYHLQTLDVLLSAYPQLQPSVDIKTVLSQLMERLSNYAASSTEVLPEFLQVEAFSKLSNAIGKVIEAQPDMPTAGVVTLYSSLLTFTLHVHPDRLDYADQVLGACVKNLSGKGKIEDKKATKQIVALLSAPLEKYNDIMTALKLSNYPRVMEYLDIPTNKVMATVIIQSIMKNGTRISTSDKVEALFELIKGLIKDSDGTPNDELDEDDFKEEQNSVARLIQMLYNDDPEEMFKIIETVRKHVLTGGSKRLPFTVPPLIFSSLKLVRQLQGHGQEENPFGDDASTSPKKIFQLLNQTIETLSGVLAPELALQLCLQCAEAANDCELEPVAYEFFTQAYILYEEEISDSRAQVTAIHLIIGTLQRMHVFGVENRDTLTHKATGYSAKLLKKPDQCRAVYACSHLFWVDDHDNMKDGERVLLCLKRALRIANAAQQMANAARGSTGSVMLFIEILNKYLYFFEKGNPQVTVASIQGLIELIMNEMQSDSATPDPSADAFLATTMRYIQFQKQKGGTVGEKYEPIKV, from the exons ATGTACAAAGAGGTTGTGCTGCCTAGAGTACTGGAGCAG GTCGTGAATTGCAAAGATGAGTTGGCCCAGTTCTACTTGATGGATTGCATAATTCAAGTCTTCCCTGATGAGTATCACTTGCAAACTCTTGACGTGTTGTTGAGTGCTTACCCTCAGCTTCAG CCATCTGTTGACATCAAGACTGTACTATCCCAGTTAATGGAAAGACTTTCGAATTATGCTGCTTCAAGTACAGAGGTTTTGCCCGAGTTTTTGCAGGTGGAAGCATTTTCCAAATTAAGCAATGCAATTGGCAAG GTGATAGAGGCACAGCCTGACATGCCCACTGCTGGAGTTGTAACATTGTATTCATCTCTTCTTACGTTCACTCTTCATGTCCACCCTGATCGACTAGATTATGCAGATCAAGTCTTG GGAGCATGTGTGAAAAATCTCTCTGGCAAAGGTAAAATTGAGGACAAGAAGGCAACAAAGCAGATTGTTGCTTTATTAAGCGCTCCACTAGAGAAATATAATGATATAATGACTGCCTTGAAGCTTTCAAACTATCCTCGTGTAATGGAATACCTTGACATTCCAACTAATAAGGTCATGGCCACTGTTATTATTCAAAGCATTATGAAAAATGGAACGCGCATTTCTACTTCAGACAAG GTGGAAGCATTGTTTGAACTGATAAAGGGGCTTATCAAGGATTCTGACGGGACTCCTAATGATGAG TTGGATGAAGATGATTTCAAAGAGGAGCAGAATTCTGTTGCACGCCTAATCCAGATGCTTTATAATGATGATCCAGAAGAGATGTTTAAG ATCATTGAAACTGTGAGGAAGCACGTATTGACTGGAGGATCAAAGCGTCTGCCTTTCACTGTTCCACctcttattttttcttctttaaag TTGGTCAGGCAGTTGCAAGGTCACGGTCAAGAAGAAAATCCTTTTGGAGATGATGCATCAACATCACCAAAGAAAATCTTCCAGCTTTTAAATCAG ACCATCGAGACTCTGTCAGGTGTCCTGGCACCAGAGTTAGCATTGCAGTTGTGCTTACAATGTGCTGAG GCTGCAAATGACTGTGAGTTGGAACCAGTTGCATATGAATTTTTCACCCAAGCGTATATTCTATATGAAGAAGAAATTTCT GATTCAAGAGCACAGGTTACAGCTATCCATTTAATAATAGGAACTCTTCAAAGGATGCATGTCTTTGGTGTTGAGAACAGAGATACTTTAACTCACAAGGCCACAGGG TATTCAGCAAAGCTTTTAAAGAAGCCAGATCAATGCAGAGCTGTGTATGCCTGCTCACATTTGTTTTGGGTTGATGATCATGATAATATGAAAGATGGAGAAAG agTTCTACTATGCCTTAAGCGGGCTTTAAGGATTGCAAATGCTGCACAACAAATGGCAAATGCAGCACGAGGTAGCACTGGATCAGTAATGCTTTTCATTGAGATTTTGAACAA GTATCTTTACTTCTTTGAGAAGGGGAACCCACAAGTCACAGTTGCATCTATCCAGGGTCTAATTGAGTTAATTATGAATGAAATGCAAAGTGACTCTGCAACTCCAGATCCATCTGCTGATGCTTTTTTAGCCACTACTATGCGTTATATACAGTTCCAAAAACAAAAGGGCGGTACTGTTGGGGAGAAATACGAACCCATCAAGGTTTGA
- the LOC101504482 gene encoding agamous-like MADS-box protein AGL17, whose translation MKSVIERYNICKEDQQVTDPESEVKFWQREADILRQELQNLQENHRQLMGEQLYGLSIRNLQDLENQLELSLQGVRMKKEKILTDEIQELNRKGNIIHQENVELYKKVYGTTDTTTIKHAFVQFPYGVRGGGEYPQTLFQLQLCQPEQEQYCETSGSASATK comes from the exons ATGAAATCAGTGATTGAGAGATATAACATTTGCAAGGAAGACCAACAAGTGACAGATCCAGAATCTGAAGTCAAG TTTTGGCAAAGGGAGGCAGACATTTTAAGGCAAGAATTACAGAATCTACAAGAAAACCATCG GCAATTGATGGGAGAACAACTTTATGGTTTGAGTATCAGAAATCTACAAGATCTAGAGAATCAATTGGAACTGAGTCTCCAAGGAGTCCGCATGAAAAAG GAGAAAATTCTGACAGACGAAATCCAAGAGCTGAACCGAAAG GGAAACATAATCCATCAGGAAAATGTGGAACTTTATAAGAAG GTCTACGGCACAACTGATACCACAACAATTAAACACGCATTTGTTCAATTTCCGTATGGTGTTCGTGGAGGAGGAGAATATCCACAGACATTATTTCAACTTCAGTTATGCCAGCCTGAACAAGAACAGTATTGTGAGACCTCAGGCAGTGCAAGTGCAACAAAATGA